One Ogataea parapolymorpha DL-1 chromosome VI, whole genome shotgun sequence DNA window includes the following coding sequences:
- a CDS encoding UDP-galactose transporter related protein encodes MVNNKPARNQTSASKSPSVLMLVVCVAGIYGSFLSWSYLQEKISSKNYSSEDGEAYFKAPLIINSVQAFFAMLVGTAYMSVKSRRFETPAHFLFQDRKMLRNFVLIALSQAVSSPIAYQSLNHLDYLFYLLAKSCKLIPVMLVHRLLYGSKFPTYKYVVAGLVTFGVVVFSISNRAKATSNDGRILLGFAYLFVSLLLDGLTNSTQDQLFSKSQSKKITGAHLMAGLNLLNTVFTFSYTALFTRQLDYFRQFVANNGREVVQDILMFGLLGSLGQIFIFLTLENFGSLLLVTITVTRKMFSMCLSVFLFGHQLNASQWFGLLTVFVGIFLESFYKMFAHQKKID; translated from the coding sequence ATGGTTAACAACAAACCCGCCCGAAATCAAACATCAGCATCCAAATCACCATCAGTGCTGATGCTGGTGGTATGTGTTGCGGGAATATATGGATCCTTTCTTTCCTGGTCATACTTGCAAGAAAAGATCTCTTCCAAGAACTACTCGTCAGAGGATGGTGAAGCCTATTTCAAAGCACCGCTGATTATCAACAGTGTGCAGGCATTTTTTGCAATGCTCGTGGGCACAGCTTATATGTCGGTTAAATCGCGGAGATTTGAAACACCAGCTCACTTTCTCTTCCAAGACAGAAAAATGTTACGGAATTTTGTGCTCATAGCATTGAGTCAAGCTGTTTCGTCACCAATTGCCTATCAATCGCTAAACCACCTGGACTATCTGTTTTACTTGCTTGCAAAATCATGCAAATTAATACCTGTCATGTTGGTCCATCGACTTTTGTACGGTTCCAAATTCCCAACCTACAAGTATGTGGTGGCAGGTCTAGTGACTTTTGGCGTCGTGGTATTTTCTATCAGTAACAGAGCCAAAGCCACCAGCAATGACGGCCGCATACTTCTTGGGTTTGCGTATCTTTTTGTGTCTCTCCTATTGGACGGGCTAACGAACTCGACCCAGGATCAACTGTTCTCGAAATCCCAgtccaaaaaaatcactGGAGCTCATCTCATGGCCGGCCTGAATCTGCTCAACACGGTCTTCACATTCTCATATACAGCCTTATTTACGCGACAATTGGACTATTTCAGGCAGTTCGTGGCCAACAATGGGCGGGAAGTGGTGCAGGATATCTTAATGTTCGGATTGCTTGGATCTCTAGGCCAgatcttcattttcttgacCCTGGAAAACTTTGGCTCTCTGCTGCTAGTTACAATCACAGTGACGCGCAAGATGTTTTCGATGTGTCTCAGCGTGTTTCTTTTTGGTCACCAATTGAACGCGAGCCAGTGGTTTGGCCTACTGACTGTCTTTGTGGGGATCTTTTTGGAATCTTTCTACAAAATGTTTGCGCATCAAAAGAAGATAGATTAG
- a CDS encoding Phospholipid:diacylglycerol acyltransferase, translating to MPPKRRSTAKKSGNSEGGNGVKTSAHEIGASVHNALDNENKILEISVPATVSPDTTKASGIPGKDRSKAKTFLMTKRFMFVSGIFFGVVVALYFGSKSMVDNDMLPDFDSIIKFETLSGYFEDWKDVLPTSLQSLLEETSSEDFHDPSESFAIGKLLKKEGFEAKHPVIMVPGVISTGIESWGLEGTEDCRSEPHFRKRLWGSFYMIRTMFLDKTCWLKHIMLDPETGLDPPGIRLRAAQGFEAADFFMAGYWIWNKILQNLAVIGYGPNNMFSAAYDWRLSYLDLERRDGYFSKLKSQIELSKKLNGEKTVLYGHSMGAQVIFYFLKWVEAKGEHFGNGGPQWVNDHIEAFVNISGCLLGTPKAIVALLSGEMKDTVQLNALAVQGLERFFSRRERLDMLKSFGGIASMIPKGGDLIWGNLESAPDDAFAGDGQKANETMGKFIRFVEEVGEFSRRNLTVSQSIEFLLEQGPDWFTRRTLEHYSNGVAKSKKELLQNEKQFNKWINPLEVPLPNAPDMKIYCFYGVGNPTERAYNYREELNKGVSKLNVSIDTDNKQSVLLSDGDGTVSLMTHTMCHKWSQEGDNMYNPGNSKVTIVEMKHEPDRFDIRGGAKTAEHVDILGSAELNEMVLRVASGRGDTINSTYVTKLHEVINELDF from the coding sequence ATGCCCCCAAAACGCAGAAGTACAGCCAAAAAGTCGGGCAATTCTGAGGGAGGCAATGGAGTGAAAACTTCCGCTCACGAGATAGGTGCTTCCGTACACAATGCCCTTGACAATGAAAACAAGATCCTGGAAATCAGCGTACCAGCGACAGTCTCTCCAGATACCACGAAAGCCTCCGGAATCCCTGGAAAAGACAGGTCGAAGGCAAAGACCTTCTTGATGACGAAACGCTTTATGTTTGTCTCtggtatattttttggtgttgttgttgctcTTTATTTTGGCTCGAAATCCATGGTTGATAATGATATGCTGCCCGACTTCGACTCCATAATAAAATTCGAGACTCTCAGTGGTTACTTTGAAGATTGGAAAGACGTACTTCCGACCTCCCTGCAGAGCCTGCTGGAAGAGACCAGCAGTGAAGATTTCCATGACCCAAGTGAGTCGTTTGCAATTGGTAaattgctgaaaaaagaaggCTTCGAGGCAAAACATCCTGTTATCATGGTTCCAGGAGTCATCAGTACAGGAATAGAGAGTTGGGGACTAGAGGGTACTGAGGATTGTCGAAGCGAGCCTCATTTCAGAAAGAGACTATGGGGATCATTTTATATGATCAGGACCATGTTTTTGGATAAAACTTGCTGGCTTAAACATATCATGTTAGATCCCGAAACGGGACTTGACCCGCCAGGAATAAGATTGAGAGCGGCGCAAGGGTTTGAAGCAGCAGACTTCTTTATGGCCGGCTACTGGATATGGAACAAGATCCTTCAAAATTTAGCCGTGATAGGATATGGCCCTAATAATATGTTCAGTGCTGCTTACGACTGGAGACTGAGTTATCTGGACTTGGAGAGAAGGGATGGTTACTTTTCAAAACTCAAATCTCAAATTGAGTTaagcaaaaagctcaatGGCGAGAAGACTGTACTCTACGGCCACTCAATGGGTGCACAGGTgatattttattttttgaagTGGGTTGAAGCCAAGGGagaacattttggaaatgGTGGTCCTCAATGGGTAAACGACCACATCGAGGCGTTTGTTAATATTTCAGGGTGTTTATTGGGTACTCCCAAAGCGATTGTGGCGTTGCTCTCTGGAGAAATGAAAGATACAGTCCAATTGAACGCTCTTGCTGTCCAAGGCTTGGAAAGATTCTTTTCTCGCAGGGAAAGGTTGGACATGCTCAAATCGTTTGGAGGTATCGCCAGTATGATACCAAAGGGAGGAGATCTGATTTGGGGAAATCTTGAGTCTGCTCCAGATGATGCTTTCGCAGGCGACGGTCAAAAAGCTAATGAAACAATGGGGAAGTTCATCCGATTTGTTGAGGAAGTTGGAGAATTTTCCAGACGAAACCTCACTGTTTCGCAATCCATTGAGTTTTTGCTTGAGCAGGGCCCTGATTGGTTTACCCGCAGAACACTAGAGCACTATTCCAACGGTGTTGCCAAGTCgaagaaagagcttttgcaaaatGAGAAGCAATTCAACAAATGGATTAATCCGTTGGAAGTACCACTACCTAATGCACCGGATATGAAGATCTACTGTTTCTATGGTGTTGGAAATCCTACAGAACGCGCATACAATTACCgcgaggagctgaacaaggGTGTCTCAAAGCTGAATGTGTCTATTGACACCGATAACAAGCAGAGCGTGCTTCTTTCCGACGGCGATGGCACGGTCTCACTAATGACACACACAATGTGCCACAAGTGGTCACAGGAAGGAGATAACATGTACAATCCGGGAAATTCGAAGGTTACAATTGTGGAGATGAAGCACGAGCCCGATAGATTTGATATTCGAGGCGGTGCAAAAACGGCAGAGCATGTTGACATTCTTGGAAGTGCTGAACTGAACGAGATGGTTTTACGCGTCGCGAGCGGTAGAGGAGATACCATCAATTCCACGTATGTTACTAAGTTGCATGAGGTCATCAATGAGCTTGACTTCTAG
- a CDS encoding Mediator of RNA polymerase II transcription subunit 17: protein MVVDKDNEFLDFAPLLDQDSVLEDSNEDEKLPLPQLLAKIIAQRGSFLDISEDKLKEEIENEQLSKDAASNQGDVEMEAEPSFTQEQLRSYEDFKKVKQEIVNSVHSALNESSLSLDFVSLLISCVRPAAGSSSMSPHLKQHIKIGSLSSDKVDPPEDTEKLQLDTSKVGRGWKLESLERAATNLKSSSLRLKEEVAKEKNFWSGMVEVLKSNEVITSMNIKNSKEVCVKYGYGDAGSTYYDKGIGILKKDTTTGNLFFENSAPAKEEKQDKIVNVRIYEKNGENVNLIGESNVEQRLHTFKEKEGVINEIAKARFFLFEEELFYQLLREAATLISLQVSAEEDKIVIDLHDEIIEITQVVPEEVHAPADLPSNERADLIQIYLRLMLYAEHKRNLDQRKIPPLALDTEAQSAPQTSLLSLIRPIIVYNRHERTLKSVRDVLESIILNHFENDRTKTKEHLAEHLKINKHCNESSARSKDPFARISTPPASILELATTSLIVRVKLTSLFASAYSVMNLTLQNQAGSTVLDVTLNDVRELEDCLNWAIRNHDSI, encoded by the coding sequence ATGGTTGTCGACAAGGATAACgagtttcttgatttcGCTCCCTTACTGGACCAGGATTCTGTTCTGGAAGATTCCaatgaggacgagaagctgcCTCTGCCCCAGTTATTAGCCAAGATCATTGCCCAGCGAGGGTCTTTTTTGGACATTTCCGAGGACAAGTTGAAAGAGGAAatcgaaaacgagcaaTTGTCCAAAGATGCGGCGTCCAATCAAGGGGACGTCGAAATGGAGGCCGAACCATCATTTACTCAGGAGCAGCTCAGGTCTTACGAGGACTTTAAGAAAGTTAAACAGGAAATTGTCAACTCTGTTCACTCAGCTCTGAACGAGTCGTCTTTGTCTTTGGATTTCGTTTCCCTTTTGATTTCCTGTGTTCGTCCGGCAGCAGGATCGTCATCCATGTCTCCTCATTTGAAGCAACACATCAAAATTGGGTCACTGTCAAGCGACAAGGTTGACCCTCCAGAAGAtactgaaaaattgcaacTCGACACCTCAAAAGTTGGCCGAGGCTGGAAGTTGGAAAGTTTGGAGCGCGCAGCAACAAACCTGAAGTCTTCTAGCTTGAGACTCAAAGAAGAGGTggcaaaagagaaaaatttCTGGTCAGGCATGGTGGAGGTGCTAAAATCAAACGAGGTGATCACAAGCATGAACATAAAAAATTCCAAAGAGGTCTGTGTCAAATACGGGTATGGGGATGCCGGATCAACATACTACGATAAGGGAATAGGgattctgaaaaaggaCACAACCACCGGTaatctgtttttcgagaACTCTGCTCCAGCtaaagaagaaaaacaagatAAAATAGTCAACGTCCGGATATATGAGAAAAATGGAGAAAACGTCAACTTGATTGGGGAGTCCAACGTTGAGCAGAGACTACACACTTttaaagaaaaagaaggcGTTATAAACGAGATCGCAAAGGCAagattttttctgtttgaagaagagctgTTTTATCAACTGCTCCGAGAAGCCGCAACTCTGATATCTCTCCAGGTATCCGCAGAGGAAGATAAGATTGTGATAGATTTACACGATGAGATCATAGAGATCACACAGGTGGTGCCTGAAGAAGTCCATGCTCCTGCAGACCTCCCATCAAACGAGCGAGCAGATCTTATCCAGATATACTTACGCTTGATGCTCTATGCTGAGCACAAACGCAATTTGGACCAGCGAAAAATACCGCCTTTGGCGTTGGACACAGAAGCCCAGAGCGCACCCCAGACATCACTCCTGTCACTAATTCGCCCAATTATCGTTTACAATCGCCACGAGCGCACGTTGAAATCCGTGCGCGACGTTCTCGAATCTATTATTCTAAACCACTTCGAGAATGACAGAACAAAAACTAAAGAGCATTTAGCAGAGCATTTGAAAATTAACAAGCATTGCAACGAGTCATCTGCACGCTCGAAAGATCCCTTTGCGCGCATCAGCACGCCCCCTGCCTCAATTTTGGAACTCGCTACCACTTCGCTAATTGTAAGAGTCAAGCTGACCTCGCTATTTGCATCTGCTTATTCGGTGATGAACCTCACATTACAAAACCAGGCTGGTTCTACGGTCTTGGATGTGACTCTCAACGATGTcagagagctggaggaCTGCTTGAATTGGGCAATACGCAACCACGATTCCATATAA
- a CDS encoding 2-dehydropantoate 2-reductase: MTKTKVLLVGSGALGIVAAYTLEYNGFAEVTVVVRSGYKKASTEGYKIESVQFGNIDHWKPSKVVSSVHEAVANGEEYDYIFVSVKNLPDSPKPCEEIIELAMRTNPNTAVILCQNGIDIEKPLIEKYPGHVILSCVSLIGCTNIDCVVSQMTPDNVQLGIFENPTLKDRARAEQILDKFISIYRMKDGKNVVKKDINVRQTRWQKLLYNASVNTSTALTNLDCSRAAMAGCKETVWRPVMREIYAIAKSDGYTLPPELEETMLNISDGLFYTPSMLVDVRLNRMIEVETIVGNPLRIAEKNGIDAPHLSMIYHLLKMVQFRIKEQQGLITVDDSVKEYKTADEYGKGF, encoded by the coding sequence ATGACCAAAACTAAAGTTCTTCTGGTTGGCAGTGGAGCCCTTGGGATCGTGGCCGCTTATACACTAGAATACAATGGATTTGCAGAGGTGACGGTGGTAGTTAGATCCGGCTACAAAAAAGCCTCAACGGAGGGATACAAAATTGAGTCTGTGCAATTTGGTAACATTGACCATTGGAAGCCGTCGAAGGTCGTAAGTTCAGTTCATGAAGCTGTTGCCAACGGCGAAGAATACGACTACATATTTGTATCTGTTAAGAACTTACCAGACTCCCCAAAGCCTTGCGAAGAGATCATCGAGCTCGCAATGAGGACCAATCCAAATACGGCCGTGATATTGTGCCAGAACGGTATCGATATTGAGAAGCCATTAATAGAAAAATACCCGGGTCATGTGATTCTGAGCTGTGTCTCGCTTATAGGATGCACGAATATCGACTGTGTGGTGAGCCAGATGACACCAGACAACGTTCAGCTAGGTATCTTTGAAAACCCGACCTTGAAAGACCGTGCCAGAGCTGAGCAGATCTTGGACAAGTTCATTTCCATCTACCGGATGAAGGACGGCAAGAACGTAGTCAAGAAAGACATTAATGTTAGACAAACTAGATGGCAGAAGCTGCTGTATAATGCTTCGGTCAATACTTCGACTGCCCTGACCAATCTGGATTGTAGCAGGGCAGCAATGGCGGGTTGCAAAGAAACAGTATGGAGACCAGTCATGAGAGAAATATATGCAATCGCAAAGTCAGATGGGTATACACTTCCTCCAGAATTGGAGGAAACCATGCTGAACATCTCCGATGGTTTATTCTATACTCCGTCGATGCTTGTCGACGTAAGACTGAATAGAATGATAGAAGTGGAAACCATCGTTGGAAATCCGCTCAGGATTGCGGAGAAGAACGGCATTGACGCGCCCCACCTTTCAATGATCTACCATCTTCTCAAGATGGTCCAGTTCCGTATCAAGGAACAACAGGGTCTTATCACTGTCGATGACTCTGTCAAGGAGTACAAAACGGCTGATGAGTACGGCAAAGGCTTCTAA
- a CDS encoding Zinc cluster transcriptional activator involved in conferring resistance to ketoconazole yields MSVSDDNSQDAQQGHNDISGLRQSPDGETSTPVIKQESSEERMENQDYSKITSNGPQRKRKKVNVACVYCRRSHMICDQGRPCQRCLKRNIGHLCHDEPTNGGRRSKRSTSATVDRSSSSPGYSNLEETRANSSSAEKLSPLGIYRHQPINPDMVNFDATTPQQANPRSYLSTKPSGTAINQQPFFYSEHAGSEFNSLTEFLSMIDDTDMINSINLDNDPLLNKLTGLPGNSDPSANLNQMPPFEPAFENSLFAKTSSSPTVEKQNPAISAQVALPNSSVRAPQNLYEPYIPPPQINPNVAQPSTKSSGQPFVSDSARDKFFLTAADPTTEISPEERLKQVINAKLEAGLLKPYNYAKGYQRLQNYMDNHMAASSRQRILKPLSMFRPGFRAIAKALKDIDLILVEENFERMLLDYDRVFTSMAIPACLWRRTGEIYRGNKEFASLVEVSIDDLKNGKLTIYELMTEESSVNFWEKYGAIAFDNTQKAVMTSCNLRSKDGRKKRNCCFSFTIRRDKYNIPSCIVGNFIPIQ; encoded by the coding sequence ATGAGTGTAAGCGACGACAATTCACAAGACGCTCAGCAAGGCCACAACGATATCTCTGGTTTGCGCCAATCGCCTGATGGAGAGACGTCCACTCCCGTGATAAAGCAGGAAAGCTCTGAGGAACGGATGGAAAATCAAGACTACTCCAAAATAACGAGTAATGGACCACAAAGAAAACGCAAAAAAGTCAACGTGGCCTGTGTCTACTGCAGGAGATCGCACATGATTTGCGATCAAGGCCGTCCGTGCCAGCGATGTCTGAAACGTAACATTGGCCACCTTTGCCATGACGAGCCCACTAATGGAGGCCGCAGAAGCAAAAGGTCGACAAGCGCCACAGTTGACcggtcttcttcctctcCTGGGTATTCAAACTTGGAGGAAACTCGGGCAAACAGCTCTAGTGCAGAAAAATTGAGTCCTCTTGGAATATACCGTCATCAGCCCATCAACCCCGACATGGTGAACTTCGACGCGACGACACCTCAACAGGCCAACCCGCGCAGCTATCTGTCAACCAAGCCATCAGGAACTGCCATAAATCAACAGCCGTTTTTCTACTCCGAACACGCAGGTTCTGAGTTCAACTCTCTTACCGAATTTCTCTCTATGATCGACGATACAGATATGATAAATTCAATCAATTTGGACAACGAtccgctgctcaacaaactcACGGGCCTGCCTGGAAACAGTGATCCATCCGCTAACCTGAACCAGATGCCACCTTTTGAGCCTGCGTTTGAAAATAGTCTTTTTGCTAAAACGTCTAGCTCCCCAACTgtggaaaaacagaaccCGGCAATATCTGCCCAAGTCGCTCTGCCCAACAGCTCCGTTCGCGCCCCACAGAATCTTTATGAGCCCTACATCCCTCCACCACAAATCAACCCAAATGTTGCTCAACCGTCCACGAAATCGTCCGGACAACCCTTTGTATCTGATTCTGCTAGGgacaagtttttccttACCGCAGCCGACCCGACCACCGAGATTTCGCCAGAAGAGCGACTCAAACAGGTTATCAATGCCAAACTCGAGGCTGGACTCTTAAAACCGTACAATTATGCAAAAGGATATCAAAGACTGCAAAACTACATGGACAACCACATGGCCGCCTCATCGAGACAGAGAATTTTGAAACCACTGTCTATGTTTAGACCCGGTTTCCGggccattgccaaggcTTTGAAAGATATAGACctgattttggtggaagAGAACTTTGAGAGAATGCTTCTAGATTACGATCGTGTTTTCACTTCGATGGCCATCCCTGCctgtctttggagaagaacggGCGAAATTTATCGAGGAAACAAAGAATTTGCATCTTTGGTCGAAGTTTCCATCGACGACCTTAAAAATGGCAAGCTCACCATCTACGAGCTGATGACAGAAGAGAGCAGTGTCAATTTCTGGGAGAAATATGGAGCAATTGCATTTGACAACACCCAGAAAGCTGTCATGACCAGCTGCAACCTGCGGAGCAAGGACGGtcggaaaaagaggaacTGCTGCTTCAGTTTCACTATTCGCCGAGACAAGTACAATATCCCCAGCTGTATTGTGGGAAACTTCATTCCTATACAATAA
- a CDS encoding peptidyl-tRNA hydrolase, PTH1 family: MLSFLQFARKASSLTRIAAPNDKPVLILVVSIGNPEAQYHGTRHSVGHLILKNLCESQGFSQIKQINGFKFRCNTDKPDVLLYQTPGFMNLSGKNLAKPWKALMAQPQWNPVLVVLHDELDLDLGKVRVRKQNSSARGHNGLKSIQQHIGKGYNAIQIGIGRDSNREKDPDAVSRYVLSKFSAQEAEQLHQQVVPQVAAIIEEMRQHKHIFETL, translated from the coding sequence ATGCTCTCGTTTCTGCAGTTTGCAAGAAAGGCATCTTCTCTAACAAGAATAGCGGCCCCAAACGACAAACCTGTGCTAATCCTGGTGGTATCCATAGGCAACCCCGAAGCCCAATACCACGGGACCCGTCACTCGGTCGGTCatctgattttgaaaaatttatgCGAGTCTCAAGGTTTTTCCCAGATCAAGCAAATAAATGGGTTCAAATTCAGATGCAACACAGACAAGCCAGACGTGCTCCTGTACCAGACTCCAGGGTTCATGAATCTAAGCGGGAAAAACCTCGCCAAACCCTGGAAGGCTCTCATGGCGCAGCCTCAGTGGAACCCGGTGCTCGTGGTGCTCCacgacgagctggatctggacCTGGGGAAAGTGCGTGTGCGAAAACAAAACTCTTCCGCACGCGGGCATAATGGCCTGAAATCTATCCAGCAGCACATCGGCAAAGGCTACAACGCCATACAAATCGGCATCGGAAGAGATTCCAACAGAGAGAAAGACCCGGACGCCGTGTCCAGGTACGTGCTGTCTAAATTTAGTGCGCAGGAGGCGGAAcaactccaccagcagGTAGTGCCCCAAGTGGCTGCCATAATTGAAGAGATGCGGCAACACAAGCATATTTTTGAAACCTTGTGA
- a CDS encoding Transcription elongation factor S-II has translation MEAQEVKSVIKSLDKAQDTKTIVELLEVLKKEVVATEKFLRETKVGVAVNKLRTHADVEVSSLVKKIIKQWKEQVSKEKKSSKAPPKESSPESPAAATSTSPPVENRESKTFVTSKPRNPANDGVNINIHENSTRNGSISGLYTALAMTSDKLPSEIVLIAQEIEAEAFKLTDSKVSDQYRNKMRSLIMNLRNKNNPELRARLLSREIKSSKFVTMTNQELAPEALKKELADLHQKNLFDAQGAVQKRAITDRFVCGKCNKREVSYYQMQTRSADEPLTTFCTCESCGNRWKFS, from the coding sequence ATGGAGGCCCAGGAAGTGAAGTCTGTGATAAAGAGTCTCGACAAGGCGCAGGACACCAAAACAATTGTTGAGTTGTtggaggtgctgaaaaaagaagtGGTAGCCACTGAAAAGTTTCTCAGAGAGACCAAGGTCGGAGTGGCGGTGAACAAGCTGCGCACACATGCGGACGTGGAGGTGAGCTCGCTCGTGAAGAAAATAATCAAGCAATGGAAGGAGCAGGTGTcgaaggagaagaagtCCAGCAAGGCCCCACCTAAAGAGTCGTCGCCAGAGAGCCCTGCGGCCGCTACTTCGACATCGCCACCGGTGGAGAACAGAGAGAGCAAAACTTTTGTGACGTCTAAGCCGCGTAATCCTGCAAACGATGGTGTCAATATCAATATTCACGAAAATTCCACGAGAAACGGGTCGATCTCTGGTCTGTACACGGCATTGGCCATGACCTCCGACAAACTGCCTTCGGAGATCGTGTTAATAGCCCAGGAGATCGAAGCGGAGGCATTCAAACTGACGGATTCCAAAGTGTCGGACCAGTACCGCAACAAGATGAGATCATTAATTATGAATCTAAGAAATAAGAACAATCCAGAACTACGAGCACGGTTACTGAGCAGAGAAATCAAATCGTCGAAATTCGTCACCATGACCAACCAGGAGCTTGCCCCTGAAGccctgaaaaaagagcttgcCGACCTGCACCAAAAGAACCTGTTCGACGCCCAGGGCGCGGTGCAAAAGCGTGCTATCACAGACAGATTTGTGTGCGGAAAGTGCAACAAGAGAGAGGTCAGCTACTACCAGATGCAAACGAGATCTGCGGATGAGCCGCTTACAACCTTCTGTACATGTGAAAGCTGCGGAAATAGATGGAAATTCAGTTAA
- a CDS encoding Aspartate aminotransferase 1 — translation MLRVTSSRATKGLQFSKVAFFVAKRQESAWASVQAAPADKILGLTVLYNNDTNPSKINLGVGAYRDNDGKPWILPSVKAAEQVLAKTETNKEYVPIVGSPKFNELIKKMLYSHDEAGKKLLEDGRVLTAQGISGTGSLRVLGEFVRTFYPKSNKVLVPNPTWANHVAILEKAGLTTSKYSYYDYKTNALDEAGLLNDLASAEPGTVILLHACCHNPTGVDPELEQWDKILDVVSQKQLLPILDMAYQGFRSGSPIDDLAILFKFNKAVVDGKLSNFLLSQSFAKNMGLYGERVGSLSLITAGPEETTRVKSQLEKVIRPLYSSPPSHGSKLVEIILSDDAIYQQWLEDVRVMSDRLVEMRKLLHDKLKNTYKNPLNWDHLLNQKGMFCYTGLKEDQVKRLIEKSVYLTSDGRISIAGIYPANVDNLAKAIHEVTTN, via the coding sequence ATGTTGAGAGTTACAAGTTCAAGAGCCACTAAAGGACTGCAATTCTCGAAAGTTGCCTTCTTTGTCGCCAAGAGACAGGAGTCTGCTTGGGCCTCAGTCCAGGCTGCTCCAGCCGATAAAATTCTCGGTCTGACTGTGCTGTACAACAACGACACCAACCCATCCAAAATCAACCTTGGTGTTGGGGCTTATAGAGACAATGACGGAAAGCCATGGATCCTGCCTTCTGTGAAAGCTGCAGAACAAGTTTTGGCCAAAACCGAAACCAACAAGGAGTACGTCCCAATCGTCGGATCGCCAAAAttcaacgagctcatcaagaaaatgcTCTACAGCCACGACGAGGCCGGTAAGAAGCTTCTCGAGGACGGCCGTGTTCTCACTGCCCAAGGAATCTCCGGTACCGGTTCTCTTAGAGTTTTGGGAGAGTTTGTGAGAACATTCTATCCAAAGTCGAACAAAGTTCTTGTTCCAAACCCAACCTGGGCCAACCATGTCGCCATTCTCGAAAAGGCTGGGCTGACCACCAGCAAATACAGTTACTACGACTACAAGACTAACGCATTGGACGAAGCTGGATTGTTGAACGATCTGGCCTCTGCAGAGCCGGGCACTGTCATTCTTCTGCACGCATGCTGTCACAACCCTACTGGTGTCGATCCGGAGTTGGAGCAGTGGGATAAGATACTGGACGTTGTTTCTCAGAAGCAGCTTTTGCCAATTCTGGACATGGCCTACCAGGGATTTAGATCTGGCTCTCCAATCGACGACTTGGCCATTCtgttcaagttcaacaagGCGGTTGTTGACGGAAAGCTCTCCAACTTCCTTCTTTCGCAATCGTTTGCTAAGAACATGGGTCTCTACGGTGAAAGAGTCGGCTCGCTGTCTCTCATCACTGCTGGTCCAGAAGAAACCACTAGAGTGAAGTCACAATTGGAGAAGGTCATCAGACCGCTGTATTCGTCTCCCCCATCTCACGGCTCCAAGCTAGTCGAGATCATCCTTTCTGACGACGCAATCTACCAACAATGGCTGGAGGACGTGAGGGTGATGTCTGACAGACTCGTTGAGATGAGAAAACTGCTGCATGACAAACTGAAGAACACTTACAAGAACCCATTGAACTGGGACCATTTGCTGAACCAAAAGGGTATGTTCTGTTACACTGGCTTGAAGGAGGACCAGGTGAAGAGACTGATTGAAAAGTCTGTTTACCTGACTTCCGATGGAAGAATCTCCATTGCCGGTATCTACCCTGCTAATGTCGACAACCTGGCCAAGGCAATTCACGAGGTCACCACCAACTAA